The window ACGTGCGGCGACTTCCACAGGGCGGCACGGCAAAGCTTCCGCAGGTACAGTGCGGGGATCAGCAGAACCCCAGCGTGAGGCCCCGTACGTGTTGACCCAGACCACCTCACGGGTGCTCGAACCGAGCGACCTGGACGCCGCGCTCGCCGTCCTCGACCGCGAGCCGGTCGCGAACGCCTTCGTGACGTCCCGCGTCCAGATCGCCGGCCTCGACCCGTGGCGCCTCGGCGGCGAGATGTGGGGCTGGTACGAGGGCGGCATGCTGACGTCCCTGTGCTACGCGGGCGCCAACCTCGTCCCGATCTGCGCCACCCCGCGAGCCGTCCGGGCCTTCGCCGACCGCGCCCGCCGCGCGGGCCGCCGCTGCTCCTCCATCGTCGGCCCCGCCGAATCGACCGCCCAGCTGTGGCGCCTGCTGGAGCCCAGCTGGGGCCCGGCCCGCGACGTCCGCGGCCACCAGCCCCTCATGGTCACCGACCGCATGCCGACCGACATCACCCCGGATCCGTACGTCCGCCGCATCCGCAAGGACGAGATGGAGACGATCATGCCGGCGTGCGTGGCGATGTTCACCGAGGAGGTCGGTGTCTCACCGCTGGCTGGCGACGGCGGCCTGCTCTACCAGGCCCGGGTCGCGGAACTCGTCGGCTCCGGCCGCTCCTTCGCCCGCCTCGACCACCACGGCAAGGTCGTCTTCAAGGCCGAGATCGGCGCCGCCACCGACCGCGCCTGCCAGATCCAGGGCGTCTGGGTGGCCCCCGAGTACCGGGGCCAGGGCCTGGCAGCCCCCGGGATGGCGGCGGTCCTGCGCTACGCCCTGGCGGACGTGGCCCCGGTGGTGAGCCTGTACGTGAACGACTTCAACACGGCGGCGAGAAGGACGTATCAGAGGGTCGGCTTCCAAGAGGTCGGCGCGTTCATGAGCGTCCTGTTCTAAAGGGCGCTTCCCTTTCGAGGGGCAGCCGGGCAACTCCGCAAGGCGCGGGGCCGTTTCGATATCCGGCCCCGCCGCGTGGGCGCTCGCAACCACAGACGAGCCGCACCCGGAACACGGCGCGAACCCACCTGTAGGCTCCCCACATGCGCCTTCCCGGTCACGGCCACCGCCGCCACGCCGACGACATCGTGATCGGCCCGCTGGATCTGTCGGCCCGTGTGGACGAGGCCCTGGCCGTCCAAGCCGTAGCCTTCGGCCTGGGCCCGGACGAAGTAGCCGTACGCCGCCAGATCGTGCTGCGTCACATGACCTACCCGGGAGCAAGAGCCCTCGGCGCGACCACGGCGGAGCGCCTCGTCGGATTCGTCTACGGCATGCCCAACGACCGCAACCACTGGTGGTCCACCATCGTGGAGCCGTACCTCCGGGCCCAGGGCTACGACGACTGGCTCGACAACTCCTTCGTCATCACGGAACTCCACGTCCACCCCCGCTACCAGAACCGCGGCGTGGGCCGCTCCCTGATCACCACGATCACGGACGACGCCACCGAACCCCGCTCGATCCTGTCGGCGATCGACGTCGAAAGCCCGGCCCGCGGCCTCTACCGCTCCCTCGGCTACCAGGACCTCGCCCGCCAGGTCCTCTTCCCCAGCGCCCCCAAGCCGTACGCCGTGATGGGCGCCCCTCTCCCGCTCCGCCGCCGTTAACCGATTTCCACCGTCCCGTACCGCCCGGCTAACCTCCTGCCATAAACCTCCTCCACACTCGGCCGCGCTCGAGCGGGGGACCCCCATCCAGCAGGAGTACGAGAACGATGGCGAACGCACCGGTCCAGCGCATGTCCCAGTTGATGGCGAAGACGCTGCGCGACGACCCGGCGGACGCCGAGGTCCTCAGCCACAAGCTGCTCGTCCGGGCCGGCTACGTCCGCCGCACGGCGGCCGGCATCTGGTCCTGGCTGCCCCTCGGCAAGCGGGTCCTCGCCAACGTGGAGCGCATCGTCCGCGAGGAGATGGACGCGATCGGCGCCCAGGAAGTGCTGCTCCCCGCGCTGCTGCCGCGTGAGCCGTACGACGCGACCAGCCGCTGGGACGAGTACGGCCAGGAGCTCTTCCGGCTCAAGGACCGCAAGGGCGGCGACTACCTGCTCGGCCCCACCCACGAGGAGATCTTCACCCTGCTGGTGAAGGACCAGGCGTCCTCCTACAAGGACCTGCCGGTCATCCTCTACCAGATCCAGCACAAGTACCGTGACGAGGCCCGCCCGCGGGCCGGCATCCTGCGCGGCCGCGAGTTCCTGATGAAGGACTCCTACTCCTTCGACACCGAGGACGAGGGCCTCGCGAAGTCCTACGCCCTGCACCGCGAGGCGTACCAGAAGATCTTCGCGCGCCTCGGCCTCGACTACCGCATCTGCGCCGCCACCGCCGGCGCGATGGGCGGCTCCAAGTCGGAGGAGTTCCTCGCCCCGGCCGGCGCCGGCGAGGACACCTTCGCGGACTGCCCCAACTGTGACTTCGCGGCGAACACCGAGGCGATCTCGTACGAGCTGAAGCCGGTGGACGCCGACGGCGTGGCCGCGCTCGAGGAGATCCCCACCCCGGACACCCCGACCATCGAGACCCTCGCCGCCCACCTCGGCGTCCCCGCCTCCGCCACCCTCAAGAACCTCCTGGTGAAGGTCGACGGCGAGATCGTGGCGGTCGGCGTCCCCGGCGACCGCGAGGTCGACATGGGCAAGGTCGAGGCCCACTTCGCCCCGGCCGTCGTCGAGATGGTCACCGAGGCGGACTTCGCGGGCCGCCCCGACCTGGTCCGCGGCTACGTCGGCCCGCAGGGCCTGGGCGAGAAGGTCAAGTACATCGCCGACCCGCGCGTGGCCCCCGGCACCTCCTGGATCACCGGCGCCAACAAGGACGCCACGCACGCCAAGAACGTCGTCGCCGGCCGTGACTTCGAGGTCGGCGAGTACGTCGACGTCGTGGTCGTCCAGGAGGGCGACCCCTGCCCGAAGTGCGGCACCGGCCTCAAGCTGGACCGCGCCATCGAGATCGGCCACATCTTCCAGCTGGGCCGCAAGTACGCCGACGCCCTCAAGCTCGACGTCCTCGGCCAGAACGGCAAGCCGGTCCGCGTGACCATGGGCTCCTACGGCGTCGGCGTCTCCCGCGCGGTCGCGGCCCTCGCCGAGCAGACCGCCGACGACAAGGGCCTGTGCTGGCCGGCCGAGGTCGCCCCGGCCGACGTCCACGTGGTCGCCGCGGGCAAGGCCCTGCAGACCGAACTCGCCCTCGACGTCTCCGAGAAGCTGTCCGCGGCCGGCCTGCGCGTCCTGTGCGACGACCGGGCGGGTGTCTCGCCGGGCGTGAAGTTCACCGACTCGGAGCTGATCGGCGTACCGCAGATCCTGGTGGCCGGGCGGCGCGCGGCCGAGGGCGTCGTCGAGCTCAAGGACCGCAGGACCGGTGAGCGCGAGGAGCTGACGGTGGACGAGGCGATCGCCCGGCTGACCGCGTAAAGGAACCCTTCAGAAAGGTCTCCGCGGGGCCAAAGACGCCTCACAGGTTTCTCTCAGACCGTTCCCCGACCGTAGGACGTGACAGAGCGTCACTACGGAGGGGAACGGTCTTGCGTACCAGGGAACGGGGGGCCGCGGCAGCGGTCCGCAGAGGAGCACGACGCACGGCGGCGGCCACGGCGGCGATCACGCTCGCGGCGGCTGCCGGGGTGTTCGCCCTGATCGGCACGATGCAGGCGGACGCGGGCACGGCGGCGAGCGGCAGCACGGGGACGAGCAGCTCCACCTCCTCGGGCAACTCGGCCTCCGACAGCACCTCGTCGAGCGGTTCGGACGGTTCGAGCAGCGACTCCTCGCTGCAGTCATCGTCGGACAGCCTCACGTCCTCCGGCACCGGCACCGGCTCCGGCTCCGCCGACTCCACCTCGGGGGCGTCGTGATGCGCACAGCCCCGCGCACCCCCCCCCCCCCCGCACGACCGCCGCCGCAGACTGGCGTGCCCTCGGCACGAGCGTCCGGCTCGTCGTCACCGACCCGGCACTGCTGGACTCCTGCAACCTGCTCCTGGCCCGGCACCTGGCCGAGGTCGACGCCGCCTGCAGCCGCTTCCGCACGGACTCGGAACTCGCCGCCCTCGACGCCGCGGCGGGCCGCCCGGTCCGGGTCAGCCCCCCCTGCTTGCCGAGGCCCTGGCGGTCGCCCTGCGCGCGGCCGAGGCGACGGACGGCGCCGTCGACCCGACGGTCGGCTCGGCGATGGCAGC of the Streptomyces sp. T12 genome contains:
- a CDS encoding GNAT family N-acetyltransferase codes for the protein MLTQTTSRVLEPSDLDAALAVLDREPVANAFVTSRVQIAGLDPWRLGGEMWGWYEGGMLTSLCYAGANLVPICATPRAVRAFADRARRAGRRCSSIVGPAESTAQLWRLLEPSWGPARDVRGHQPLMVTDRMPTDITPDPYVRRIRKDEMETIMPACVAMFTEEVGVSPLAGDGGLLYQARVAELVGSGRSFARLDHHGKVVFKAEIGAATDRACQIQGVWVAPEYRGQGLAAPGMAAVLRYALADVAPVVSLYVNDFNTAARRTYQRVGFQEVGAFMSVLF
- a CDS encoding GNAT family N-acetyltransferase is translated as MRLPGHGHRRHADDIVIGPLDLSARVDEALAVQAVAFGLGPDEVAVRRQIVLRHMTYPGARALGATTAERLVGFVYGMPNDRNHWWSTIVEPYLRAQGYDDWLDNSFVITELHVHPRYQNRGVGRSLITTITDDATEPRSILSAIDVESPARGLYRSLGYQDLARQVLFPSAPKPYAVMGAPLPLRRR
- a CDS encoding proline--tRNA ligase, with the translated sequence MANAPVQRMSQLMAKTLRDDPADAEVLSHKLLVRAGYVRRTAAGIWSWLPLGKRVLANVERIVREEMDAIGAQEVLLPALLPREPYDATSRWDEYGQELFRLKDRKGGDYLLGPTHEEIFTLLVKDQASSYKDLPVILYQIQHKYRDEARPRAGILRGREFLMKDSYSFDTEDEGLAKSYALHREAYQKIFARLGLDYRICAATAGAMGGSKSEEFLAPAGAGEDTFADCPNCDFAANTEAISYELKPVDADGVAALEEIPTPDTPTIETLAAHLGVPASATLKNLLVKVDGEIVAVGVPGDREVDMGKVEAHFAPAVVEMVTEADFAGRPDLVRGYVGPQGLGEKVKYIADPRVAPGTSWITGANKDATHAKNVVAGRDFEVGEYVDVVVVQEGDPCPKCGTGLKLDRAIEIGHIFQLGRKYADALKLDVLGQNGKPVRVTMGSYGVGVSRAVAALAEQTADDKGLCWPAEVAPADVHVVAAGKALQTELALDVSEKLSAAGLRVLCDDRAGVSPGVKFTDSELIGVPQILVAGRRAAEGVVELKDRRTGEREELTVDEAIARLTA